Proteins from a genomic interval of Elusimicrobia bacterium HGW-Elusimicrobia-1:
- a CDS encoding secondary thiamine-phosphate synthase enzyme produces the protein MKTYRKTITVNTPTRRAYLNITPDVEKAVRESGVKEGLCLINPMHITASVFINDDESGLHKDFEIWLEDLAPFDAKKYRHNLTGEDNADAHLKRTIMGRESVVAVTEGKLDFGPWEQIFYAEFDGRRSKRILIKIIGE, from the coding sequence ATGAAAACCTATCGCAAGACAATCACCGTCAACACTCCGACACGCCGGGCGTATCTGAATATCACTCCCGATGTCGAAAAAGCCGTACGCGAAAGCGGCGTCAAAGAAGGGCTTTGCCTGATAAATCCAATGCACATCACGGCGTCGGTTTTTATCAACGACGACGAATCCGGCCTGCACAAGGATTTTGAAATCTGGCTCGAAGACCTCGCGCCGTTCGACGCGAAAAAATACCGTCACAATCTGACCGGAGAGGACAACGCCGACGCTCACCTGAAAAGAACGATAATGGGAAGGGAATCCGTCGTGGCGGTTACGGAAGGAAAACTCGATTTTGGCCCGTGGGAGCAGATTTTTTACGCCGAGTTCGACGGGCGTCGTTCAAAGCGCATCCTGATTAAAATCATCGGCGAATAA
- a CDS encoding acyl-CoA thioesterase: protein MEKNTFQVDIRVYYEDTDAGGVVYYANYLRYFERARTEFLRAAGIDAAEWAQKARIEFAVADAKVYYKAPAKLGDMLSVEANIEESGGAYMVFGYAVRLKESGRLLVEGSTKLVCLGENFKPRRIPGEISEALAQFIRR, encoded by the coding sequence ATGGAAAAGAACACATTTCAAGTCGACATCAGGGTTTACTATGAGGACACGGACGCGGGCGGCGTAGTTTATTACGCGAATTATCTGAGGTATTTCGAAAGAGCTCGAACCGAATTCCTTCGCGCGGCCGGCATTGATGCCGCCGAGTGGGCGCAAAAAGCAAGAATTGAGTTCGCCGTTGCCGACGCCAAGGTTTACTACAAAGCGCCGGCGAAGCTGGGCGATATGCTGTCGGTCGAGGCGAACATCGAAGAATCAGGCGGGGCTTATATGGTGTTCGGGTATGCCGTCCGACTGAAAGAATCCGGACGGCTGCTTGTCGAAGGATCCACAAAACTGGTGTGTCTGGGAGAGAATTTCAAACCGCGCAGAATTCCCGGGGAGATTTCCGAAGCCCTGGCACAATTTATTCGCCGATGA